TCGATGCCCGCCTGGCGCGGCGCGAGGGCGCGCCCGCCATGACCCTGGAACAGGCCTATGCCGCCCTGCAGGCCGCCCACCCGCAGCGCGGGCCGGGCTGGCGGCTGGAGATCCCGCAATCGCCTGGCGAGCCGCTGACCGCGCGCTACCTGCGGCCGGTGGAGACACAGGGCCAGGCCTTCGCCCCCCTGCTGGCCACGGTGGACCCGGCCACCCGGCAGGTGGTGCTGAACCGCTTCTGGGGCCAGCACCTCACCACCTGGGTCTACGACCTGCACTACAGCCTGCTGCTGGGCAAGCATGGCGTGACGGCGGTGGGCCTCGGCGGCGGGCTGATGCTGGTCTCCCTGCTCAGCGGCCTGTGGCTGTGGTGGCCGCGCGGCGGCGGCTGGCGGGCAGCGTGGCGGCTCAAGCTGCGCGGCGCGGCGCCGGTGCGCCGCGACCACGACCTGCACAAGCTCGGCGGCTGGCTGGCCCTGCCCCTGCTGGGCGTGCTGGCCTTCAGCGGCCTGCTGCTCGCCCTGCCGCACTGGACGCAGCCGGTGATCGCCGTGTTCAGCCCCCTGACCCCGCTGCCGTCCGTCCCGCAAGGCCTCCCCGAGCCACGTCGCCTGAGCGTGGACCAGGCCGTGGCCGCCGCCGAAGCCGCCTGGGCCGGCGCCCGCGCCCGCTGGGTCGACA
This window of the Piscinibacter lacus genome carries:
- a CDS encoding PepSY-associated TM helix domain-containing protein, which gives rise to MPSAPHPAPGTPRNRTLHPARRAGPGMSRARRFWLRLHRWLGLGLGLWFVLVGLTGSLLAFYPEVDALLDARLARREGAPAMTLEQAYAALQAAHPQRGPGWRLEIPQSPGEPLTARYLRPVETQGQAFAPLLATVDPATRQVVLNRFWGQHLTTWVYDLHYSLLLGKHGVTAVGLGGGLMLVSLLSGLWLWWPRGGGWRAAWRLKLRGAAPVRRDHDLHKLGGWLALPLLGVLAFSGLLLALPHWTQPVIAVFSPLTPLPSVPQGLPEPRRLSVDQAVAAAEAAWAGARARWVDTPAEAGQPWRVRLRQPGEPGRRFPSTLVWIDDASGEVVAARDPRSFTAGDVFWQWMHPLHMGEAFGLPGRALVAAAGLLPLLLAWTGWRRWRDKRRARGVAAALNARH